From a region of the Catalinimonas alkaloidigena genome:
- a CDS encoding M23 family metallopeptidase produces the protein MLLLLGSLAAGLHAMPLDTAQPSRELIDIYTLEDRASGEVQFFARNDGFCPYQIRVSFSELKNYRADGSLPRQVVVPPDHQAHQLLTIKPRVYGEASYEALYEIELGDPTLRPNPDQLYLLPFRHGERYRLSQGYNGDYSHQGRYALDFETPEGTPITAVRSGVVVDIKEDSDRGGGDASFEREGNFVLIYHSDGTLANYSHLRKDGVVPRLGDRVEAGELIGYSGHTGWAVGPHLHLEILHPGPMQLVSIPTRFLGPDEPGHAQTITEFKTGRFYYGVHPGQPPFRLDDEVPMPEEGLSNYKATASATGKVEIVRRVDGTGTHIYLKNGFREPKEVELKFELRNLKPSSEVPNVVKIEALTEIYLFSATVVDATRAAGCQVQYAIK, from the coding sequence TTGCTCCTGCTGCTGGGAAGCCTGGCGGCGGGCCTGCACGCCATGCCTTTGGATACGGCCCAACCCTCGCGCGAACTGATCGACATCTATACCCTGGAAGACCGCGCCAGCGGCGAAGTGCAGTTTTTTGCCCGTAACGACGGCTTTTGTCCCTACCAGATCCGCGTCAGCTTTTCCGAACTGAAAAACTACCGTGCCGATGGCAGTCTGCCGCGCCAGGTCGTGGTGCCGCCCGACCACCAAGCCCACCAGCTGCTGACCATCAAGCCCCGCGTGTACGGCGAAGCGAGTTACGAAGCGCTCTACGAAATCGAACTGGGCGACCCCACGTTACGCCCCAATCCCGACCAGCTGTACCTGTTGCCCTTTCGGCACGGCGAACGCTACCGCCTTTCGCAGGGCTACAACGGCGATTATTCGCACCAGGGCCGCTACGCGCTCGACTTCGAAACGCCGGAGGGCACACCCATTACGGCGGTGCGCAGTGGCGTGGTGGTGGACATCAAGGAAGATTCCGACCGGGGCGGCGGCGATGCTTCGTTCGAGCGGGAGGGCAACTTCGTGCTGATTTACCACAGCGACGGCACGCTGGCCAATTACTCGCATCTGCGGAAAGACGGCGTGGTGCCCCGCCTGGGAGATCGCGTCGAGGCCGGCGAACTGATCGGGTACAGCGGGCATACGGGCTGGGCCGTGGGGCCACACCTGCACCTGGAAATTCTGCACCCGGGCCCGATGCAGCTCGTCAGTATCCCGACCCGCTTTCTGGGACCGGACGAACCCGGACATGCGCAAACCATCACCGAGTTTAAAACCGGCAGGTTCTACTACGGCGTACACCCGGGGCAGCCCCCGTTTCGCCTCGACGACGAAGTGCCGATGCCCGAAGAAGGACTGAGTAATTACAAGGCAACAGCCTCGGCCACCGGAAAGGTCGAAATTGTACGAAGGGTAGATGGCACGGGTACCCACATCTACTTAAAAAATGGCTTTCGGGAACCTAAAGAGGTGGAATTGAAGTTCGAACTACGGAATTTGAAGCCTTCTTCGGAAGTGCCGAACGTGGTGAAAATCGAGGCACTGACCGAGATTTATCTCTTTTCAGCCACGGTGGTAGATGCCACGCGGGCGGCCGGTTGCCAGGTACAATATGCCATTAAATAA
- a CDS encoding S8 family peptidase has translation MKKSLALFFCAASVVNAGPIDPTTTEPKEQKREYINWHNADPTLDHIQGVSTEQAYGLLKNKKSRTVRVAIIDSGIDINHEDLKGKIWTNSGEIPGNGIDDDKNGYVDDIHGWNFIGGADGKNVNYETLELTRLYRKYQKQFDGRSADQISASEKHAYEAYQAVKQEYDRQLEEARRESESIENIASAFQYTDGVIKNHLGKAKYTLADLEAIQSDDEMIMKAADFLKLLLRNKFSVADLDQAQQHYRELLHYNLNLEFNPRDIVGDNPEENSDVHYGNADVIGVDPEHGTHVAGIVGAQRGNGLGLDGIAENVEIMVIRAVPSGDERDKDVANAIRYAVDNGAQIVNMSFGKSYSPHKQWVDEAVRYAESHGVLLVHAAGNDAENNDVTPNFPTNAYSDNGPAAQNWITVGATSRTQDLDFVANFSNYGNASVDVFAPGVDIYSTLPHNEYDLRSGTSMASPVVTGVAALVWSYYPELSAEQLKEVLVKSSLRYRGKVYRPDEEGHKKKVKFKKLSTSGGVVNAYEAVKLAEELTSRTARK, from the coding sequence ATGAAGAAAAGTCTTGCTTTGTTTTTCTGTGCGGCCTCGGTTGTGAACGCGGGCCCGATTGACCCCACGACCACTGAGCCGAAAGAGCAAAAGCGGGAGTACATTAACTGGCATAACGCCGACCCCACGCTCGACCACATCCAGGGTGTAAGCACCGAACAGGCGTATGGACTGCTCAAAAACAAAAAATCGCGTACGGTACGCGTCGCGATCATCGACTCGGGCATCGACATCAACCACGAAGACCTGAAGGGAAAAATCTGGACCAATAGCGGCGAGATTCCCGGCAACGGCATCGACGATGACAAAAACGGCTACGTGGACGACATCCACGGCTGGAACTTCATCGGTGGGGCCGACGGCAAAAACGTCAACTACGAAACGCTGGAGCTGACGCGCCTGTACCGCAAATACCAGAAACAGTTCGACGGCCGGTCGGCCGACCAGATTTCAGCCAGCGAAAAGCACGCTTACGAAGCGTATCAGGCTGTAAAACAGGAATATGACCGGCAACTGGAAGAAGCGCGCCGCGAAAGCGAAAGCATCGAAAACATTGCGTCGGCCTTTCAATACACCGACGGGGTGATCAAAAACCACCTGGGCAAAGCGAAGTATACGCTGGCCGACCTGGAGGCGATCCAATCGGACGACGAGATGATTATGAAAGCGGCCGATTTCCTGAAGCTTCTGTTGCGCAACAAATTTTCGGTAGCCGATCTGGATCAGGCGCAGCAGCACTACCGCGAACTGTTGCACTACAACCTGAACCTGGAATTCAATCCGCGCGACATCGTAGGCGACAATCCGGAAGAAAATTCGGATGTGCATTACGGCAACGCTGACGTAATCGGCGTCGATCCCGAGCACGGGACGCACGTGGCGGGCATCGTGGGGGCGCAGCGCGGCAACGGCCTGGGCCTGGACGGCATCGCCGAAAACGTGGAAATCATGGTCATCCGTGCGGTGCCTTCGGGCGACGAGCGCGACAAAGACGTGGCCAATGCAATTCGGTACGCGGTGGACAACGGCGCGCAGATCGTCAACATGAGCTTCGGCAAGTCGTATTCGCCGCACAAGCAGTGGGTCGACGAGGCCGTCCGATACGCAGAGTCGCACGGCGTGCTGCTGGTGCACGCGGCCGGCAACGACGCGGAGAACAACGACGTAACGCCCAACTTCCCGACCAACGCCTATTCGGACAATGGTCCGGCAGCGCAGAACTGGATCACCGTGGGCGCGACCTCCCGGACGCAGGACCTGGACTTCGTGGCGAATTTCTCGAACTACGGCAACGCTTCGGTCGACGTATTTGCCCCGGGTGTGGACATCTATTCAACGCTTCCGCACAACGAATACGACCTGCGCAGCGGCACCAGCATGGCGTCGCCGGTCGTGACGGGCGTGGCAGCACTGGTGTGGTCATACTACCCTGAACTGTCGGCCGAACAACTGAAAGAGGTGCTGGTGAAATCGAGCCTGCGCTACCGTGGCAAGGTATATCGCCCCGACGAAGAAGGTCACAAAAAGAAAGTGAAATTCAAGAAGCTGTCGACCAGCGGCGGGGTGGTCAACGCCTACGAGGCCGTGAAACTGGCCGAAGAGCTGACCAGCCGTACGGCCCGCAAGTAA
- a CDS encoding substrate-binding domain-containing protein yields the protein MKPTLLRPTLFVRACALLLGLWLVGGVASCRNPNRSTYTIGFSQCVDNDDWRQAMLHEMYRELAFHPEVQLIYKNAGASSAQQIQDIRDLEEAGIDLLIVSPNEAAPITPVVEEVFQSGIPVIVIDRKTTSEQYTAYIGADNYEIGNIAGKYVANLLPEGGRILEVTGLPGSTPAQARHRGFVEALRARDASLFVIDTLNGQWERSIARQQAQQQRKRYAKADLIFAHNDMMALGTYEVISQDTALAQAKLLGIDALPGINLGIDLVDQGILDATFLYPTGGDKAIEVALAILDGHPFERENIMQTTVVDASNVKISKLQAEKIADQQQDMERQQTAIESQLSIYRSQRTLLYIVAISLAVALLLGAYALYSLREKQLTNRRLREQNEEILAQRNRIMELARETEEANQAKFQFFTNISHEFRTPLTLVLGSLEDILHENPDVGASMRHDLGMIRKHASRLLRLVSQLLDFRRLEHTKMHVRASQGDLVAFVREVWQAFEKTAHKRDIDYQFVAQPATLALWFDPTMLDKVFFNLLSNAFKFTPDGGRIQVMLQQQEPGEAVQVRVMDTGKGMTAEEVQHVFDPFYQGDPSRSLGTGLGLSLSRELVERHGGRISVRSEWGHGTVFEVQLPGRKDQLPEVELVDQPVESLLLFDRASYQYAEEWVHDAPPEETVEEKQTTTLLVIEDNEDLRNFLVRKLRRTYEVVACADGQEGLQQAYGTVPDLIVSDVMLPGQNGLSIAETLKNDLRTSHIPIILLTARDSVEQQVEGIQTGADAYIVKPFHLPYLLERVKKLLWNRDQLRKRFASAEVASPVPASAAPSLDQKFLADLTRLIQERLAEPELNVNALAREVGLSRVQLYRKVKALLGVGISDYIKTQRLQRAKTLLQQQELTVAEVAYAVGFSSPAYFSTVFKSQFDQSPSEFIKQVTSV from the coding sequence ATGAAACCTACTTTGCTGCGCCCCACTTTGTTTGTCCGCGCCTGTGCGCTGCTGCTGGGTCTGTGGCTGGTGGGTGGGGTCGCCTCGTGTCGTAATCCAAACCGCTCGACTTATACCATCGGATTTTCCCAGTGTGTGGACAACGACGACTGGCGGCAGGCCATGTTGCACGAGATGTACCGTGAGCTGGCTTTTCATCCTGAGGTTCAGCTGATTTACAAAAACGCCGGTGCCAGCAGCGCACAGCAGATTCAGGACATCCGGGACCTGGAAGAAGCCGGCATCGATCTGTTGATCGTTTCCCCCAACGAGGCCGCGCCCATCACGCCGGTGGTCGAAGAGGTGTTTCAGTCGGGGATTCCGGTGATCGTCATCGACCGAAAAACCACCTCTGAACAATATACGGCCTACATTGGCGCGGACAATTACGAGATCGGCAACATCGCGGGAAAGTATGTCGCCAACCTGTTGCCCGAGGGGGGACGTATCCTGGAAGTAACCGGTCTGCCCGGCTCAACGCCTGCCCAGGCCCGCCACCGTGGCTTTGTGGAGGCGTTGCGCGCCCGGGACGCTTCGCTGTTTGTGATCGACACCTTGAACGGCCAGTGGGAGCGTTCCATCGCGCGGCAGCAGGCGCAACAGCAGCGGAAGCGCTACGCCAAGGCCGATTTGATCTTTGCCCACAACGACATGATGGCGCTGGGCACCTACGAGGTGATCAGTCAAGATACCGCCCTGGCGCAAGCCAAGCTCCTGGGCATCGATGCCCTGCCGGGAATCAATCTGGGAATTGATCTGGTAGACCAGGGCATTCTGGACGCCACGTTTCTCTACCCGACTGGTGGCGACAAAGCCATTGAGGTGGCACTGGCCATTCTGGACGGACACCCGTTCGAGCGCGAGAACATCATGCAGACGACGGTGGTCGATGCTTCGAACGTAAAGATTTCTAAACTGCAAGCTGAGAAAATCGCCGATCAGCAACAGGACATGGAGCGGCAACAGACGGCCATCGAATCCCAGCTCAGCATTTACCGGTCGCAACGCACGCTGCTCTACATCGTGGCGATCAGCCTTGCCGTAGCGCTCTTGCTGGGAGCCTACGCACTCTACTCGCTTCGCGAAAAACAACTGACCAACCGGCGGCTGCGCGAGCAGAACGAAGAAATTCTGGCGCAACGCAACCGGATTATGGAACTGGCCCGCGAAACCGAAGAGGCCAACCAGGCGAAGTTTCAGTTCTTTACGAACATCTCGCACGAGTTTCGGACGCCGCTGACGTTGGTGCTGGGGTCACTGGAAGACATTCTGCACGAGAATCCGGACGTCGGGGCGTCGATGCGGCACGATCTGGGCATGATCCGCAAACATGCGTCGCGGTTGTTGCGGTTGGTCAGTCAGCTGCTCGACTTCCGGCGCCTGGAGCACACAAAAATGCATGTACGGGCGTCGCAGGGCGATCTGGTGGCCTTCGTTCGGGAAGTGTGGCAGGCCTTTGAAAAAACGGCCCACAAGCGCGACATCGACTACCAGTTTGTGGCCCAACCCGCTACCCTGGCACTATGGTTCGACCCCACCATGCTCGACAAAGTGTTTTTTAACCTGCTGTCCAATGCGTTCAAATTTACACCCGACGGCGGTCGCATTCAGGTCATGCTCCAGCAGCAGGAACCCGGCGAGGCGGTGCAGGTGCGGGTGATGGACACCGGCAAAGGCATGACCGCCGAAGAGGTGCAGCACGTGTTCGATCCGTTTTACCAGGGCGACCCAAGTCGCTCGCTGGGTACCGGCCTGGGCTTGTCGCTCTCGCGCGAACTGGTCGAACGGCACGGCGGCCGCATTTCTGTGCGGAGCGAGTGGGGGCACGGCACCGTTTTCGAAGTGCAGTTGCCCGGCCGCAAGGACCAGCTTCCCGAGGTGGAACTGGTCGATCAGCCGGTAGAGTCGCTGTTGCTGTTCGATCGTGCGTCGTACCAGTATGCCGAAGAGTGGGTACACGACGCGCCGCCCGAAGAGACCGTGGAAGAGAAACAGACGACGACCCTGCTGGTGATCGAAGACAACGAAGATCTGCGCAACTTTCTGGTGCGAAAGCTGCGCCGCACCTACGAGGTGGTGGCCTGTGCCGACGGGCAGGAGGGGTTGCAACAAGCGTACGGAACGGTGCCCGACCTGATTGTCAGCGACGTAATGTTGCCCGGGCAAAATGGACTTTCCATCGCGGAGACCCTGAAAAACGACCTGCGCACTTCCCACATTCCCATCATTCTGCTGACCGCCCGCGACTCGGTCGAGCAGCAGGTCGAAGGCATTCAGACAGGGGCCGATGCCTACATCGTAAAGCCGTTCCACCTGCCTTACCTGCTGGAACGGGTCAAGAAACTGCTGTGGAATCGCGATCAGTTACGCAAACGCTTCGCCAGCGCGGAAGTGGCTTCGCCCGTCCCGGCGTCGGCGGCACCCTCGCTCGATCAAAAGTTCCTGGCGGACCTGACGCGTCTGATTCAGGAGCGCCTCGCAGAACCGGAACTCAACGTCAATGCCTTGGCGCGGGAAGTAGGTCTGTCGCGGGTGCAGCTCTACCGCAAGGTGAAAGCGCTGCTGGGCGTGGGCATTAGCGACTACATCAAAACTCAGCGACTGCAACGGGCCAAAACTCTGCTGCAGCAACAGGAACTGACCGTAGCCGAAGTGGCCTACGCCGTCGGGTTTTCGTCACCCGCCTATTTTTCAACGGTCTTCAAAAGCCAATTCGACCAGTCGCCCTCCGAGTTTATCAAGCAGGTCACGTCCGTATAA
- a CDS encoding sugar porter family MFS transporter — protein sequence MKNRHLLFWSITVALGGFLFGFDTAVISGAEQTIQRVWDLNSWQHGLTVSIALMGTVVGALFGGIPSDKLGRQKTLFWIAVFYLVSALGSALATDWYLFLSFRFLGGLGVGASSVAAPLYISEIAPPASRGRLVALFQFNVVFGILMAYLSNALIGGHGPSDWRWMLGMEAIPAILFQVLVLFVPESPRWLILKRNEVARAREILSKIDPVHAEQEVAAILNTAELDVKTPAEPFFSKRYRLPITLAVLFAMFNQLSGINAIIYYAPRIFGMTGLGTESALLSTAGIGLINFLSTLLALNFIDRFGRRALMKIGSWGLIATLGLVAYAFFTETFGYWVPIYLFVYIAFFAFSQGAVIWVFISEIFPNRVRAYGQALGSFTHWLLAAIVSFAFPVVTETLGGGVTFSIFCGMMILQLLFVWKMMPETKGKSLEQLEENLYLHENV from the coding sequence ATGAAAAACCGCCACCTGTTATTCTGGTCCATTACGGTCGCGCTCGGCGGCTTCCTCTTCGGCTTCGACACGGCCGTGATCTCGGGCGCGGAACAAACCATCCAGCGCGTCTGGGACCTGAACTCCTGGCAACACGGCCTTACCGTTTCCATTGCGCTGATGGGCACGGTAGTGGGTGCGCTGTTCGGGGGCATTCCTTCGGATAAACTCGGGCGACAGAAAACCCTGTTCTGGATCGCCGTCTTCTATTTGGTTTCCGCGTTGGGGTCGGCCCTGGCGACGGACTGGTACCTGTTTCTTTCTTTCCGATTTTTAGGCGGGCTGGGCGTAGGGGCTTCATCGGTGGCCGCGCCGCTCTACATCTCGGAGATTGCGCCGCCCGCTTCGCGCGGCCGACTGGTGGCCCTTTTTCAATTCAACGTTGTGTTCGGCATTCTGATGGCCTACCTGTCCAATGCCCTGATCGGGGGCCACGGTCCGAGCGACTGGCGGTGGATGCTGGGCATGGAAGCCATTCCGGCCATTCTGTTTCAAGTGCTTGTGCTGTTCGTACCGGAAAGCCCACGCTGGCTGATTCTGAAGCGCAACGAAGTGGCCCGTGCCCGCGAAATTCTTTCTAAAATCGATCCGGTACACGCCGAGCAAGAGGTGGCCGCCATTCTGAACACGGCCGAGCTGGACGTGAAAACGCCCGCCGAGCCCTTTTTCTCCAAACGCTACCGGCTGCCCATCACGCTGGCGGTGCTGTTCGCCATGTTCAACCAACTGTCGGGCATCAACGCCATCATCTATTACGCCCCCCGCATTTTCGGCATGACCGGCCTGGGCACCGAATCGGCCCTGTTGTCGACGGCGGGCATCGGCCTGATCAACTTCCTCTCGACTTTGCTGGCGCTCAACTTCATCGACCGGTTCGGGCGCCGCGCCCTCATGAAAATCGGTTCTTGGGGGCTGATCGCCACGCTGGGGCTGGTGGCCTATGCCTTCTTCACGGAAACCTTCGGCTACTGGGTGCCGATTTACCTGTTCGTTTACATCGCCTTCTTCGCCTTCTCGCAGGGGGCCGTGATCTGGGTCTTCATCTCCGAAATCTTCCCGAATCGGGTGCGGGCCTACGGACAGGCACTGGGCAGTTTTACGCACTGGCTGCTGGCGGCCATTGTCTCTTTTGCCTTCCCGGTCGTCACCGAGACGCTGGGCGGGGGCGTCACCTTCTCGATCTTCTGCGGCATGATGATCCTGCAACTGCTGTTCGTCTGGAAGATGATGCCGGAGACGAAAGGAAAATCGCTCGAACAACTCGAAGAAAACCTCTACCTGCATGAAAACGTCTGA
- a CDS encoding carbohydrate kinase family protein, whose protein sequence is MKTSDTTPTQRAICFGEVLYDYLPNGKFPGGAPMNVALHLHQHGIETRMISSVGNDEEGVELITYLNERSLPTYYIQRQKLYPTGKVYADVSQPGNVTYKIVEPVAWDFIQHTDEVVRAVKGADLFLYGSLAARGEVSSDTLLHLLPHAQLAVFDVNLRAPFYTPSLVEALLQQAHMVKLNEEEFALLTHWFLKQPGDEQAIPQLARLFKLQTVCLTHGADGATLWHEGDVWRQPGFTVEVKDTIGSGDAFLGAFLSKWLQGAAPAECLRYGCAVGAFVASREAATPVLDPEAIQALLRQQTPHVSSRT, encoded by the coding sequence ATGAAAACGTCTGACACCACTCCCACCCAAAGGGCCATCTGCTTCGGCGAAGTGCTCTACGACTACCTGCCCAACGGCAAATTTCCGGGCGGTGCGCCGATGAACGTAGCGCTGCACCTGCACCAGCACGGCATCGAGACACGCATGATCTCGTCCGTCGGCAACGACGAAGAGGGCGTGGAACTGATTACGTATCTGAACGAGCGCAGCCTGCCGACCTATTACATTCAGCGGCAGAAGCTCTACCCGACGGGCAAAGTCTACGCGGACGTGTCGCAGCCCGGCAACGTCACCTACAAGATTGTGGAGCCGGTGGCGTGGGATTTCATCCAGCACACCGACGAAGTGGTGCGGGCCGTGAAGGGGGCCGACCTGTTTTTGTACGGTAGCCTGGCCGCACGGGGCGAGGTGTCGTCCGACACGCTGCTGCACCTGTTGCCCCACGCGCAACTGGCCGTGTTCGATGTGAACCTGCGCGCACCGTTCTACACGCCTTCGCTGGTCGAAGCGCTGTTGCAGCAAGCCCACATGGTAAAGCTCAACGAAGAAGAATTTGCCCTCCTGACCCACTGGTTTCTGAAACAGCCGGGAGACGAACAGGCCATTCCGCAGTTGGCCCGGTTGTTCAAGTTGCAGACCGTTTGCCTCACCCACGGCGCGGACGGCGCTACCCTCTGGCATGAGGGAGATGTATGGCGGCAGCCCGGCTTTACGGTCGAGGTAAAGGACACCATCGGGAGCGGCGATGCGTTTCTGGGTGCTTTCCTGAGCAAATGGCTCCAGGGAGCTGCCCCGGCAGAATGCCTGCGCTACGGCTGTGCGGTGGGGGCATTTGTGGCTTCGCGCGAAGCCGCCACGCCAGTCCTGGACCCAGAGGCGATTCAGGCGCTACTGCGGCAGCAAACGCCCCACGTGTCCAGCCGAACCTGA
- a CDS encoding SusC/RagA family TonB-linked outer membrane protein: MNPTILLHHAFRTLPAWLFLSLFFCLGAALAQSVTVSGTVTDATNEGLPGVSVLVKGTTRGTVTDINGSYSLDNLASSDTLLFTSVGFTSQSVVVGSKNTINVTMLDDVQALNEVVVVGYTAERKVDLTGAIAVVELEPVKGQSMSSGNPAQALQGRVPGLYIERSGDPTGTTPRILIRGANTLGDNNPLYIIDGVPTTRPEVFASLNPSVIESVQVLKDASAASIYGSRASNGVLIVQTKNRVQGADEKFTVAFNSNVSVLSEQQQRFKMLNAVDRGRALWQASVNDRTDPASGYGEIYNFDWNGDYDNPVLNSVTVKPFVGGDPNVPAGDTDWQDVMYKTGYVYNNDLTVSGGNERAFLLANFGYLHNTGILQYTGYRRYTGKLNANFNLFDNRLKFGVNSQFATSNETLASPDVGSAATPGLAVSLAPTIPVYTLDGNFAGPLGSGYSDRNNPLLMQYINRWDNTHRDSFLGNAYASLELLKNLNFRTSLGVDYNQVKVKNIEPRVANGFITRTINSLNLADNDYLSLTFSNTLTYNLALGQHVFDFLVGTEAVKTDLTFLTASAQEFAVETEDFFVLNAATGLRNNTGDQTGSRLLSQFGKIGYRFGEKYLASFTLRRDGSSRFGANNRYGIFPAATVGWRLDQEDFMQELPSLSQLKLRAGYGTVGNQSIGDLSRFGLFAPRYGLTQEQVRRAGFFFDQFYNVGTAYDLAGANTGTLPSGFVSTQGANPDLRWESTTELNMGIDFGFWNQKLQGSFDYYTRVTRDILITPPVASAAGEGVLRTLNGATVKNKGWEFALGYSDETSNGLRYTVSTNFSGFKDRITELPEEVRTGFAGNAEQDILGQSQFAIFGYRTDGLFQNQADVDAHATQVGAAPGRIRYKDLNGDGMVNALDQEFFGTTLPTFQYGVSLNLSYRNFDLSAFGSGVAGRRGFDNYIFYNEFIRGRDNVGPGTLTAWTPQNTSSTIPALTLSDGNNETRSSDYLFVKNSYFKLRNLSLGYTLPETAMGKLGPLSYLRLYLQAENLFWIKSGEFKGPDPERRDVNAIPVPSVYSLGLNVRL; this comes from the coding sequence ATGAATCCTACAATTCTACTTCACCACGCGTTTCGGACGCTACCCGCGTGGCTTTTCCTCAGCCTGTTCTTTTGCCTCGGAGCGGCCCTGGCACAATCCGTGACCGTGTCCGGTACGGTGACCGACGCTACGAACGAAGGCCTGCCCGGGGTGAGTGTGCTGGTCAAAGGCACCACCCGCGGCACCGTGACCGACATCAACGGCAGCTACTCCCTCGACAACCTGGCTTCTTCGGACACCCTCTTGTTTACGTCCGTGGGCTTTACGTCACAATCCGTCGTGGTCGGGTCGAAAAACACCATCAACGTCACCATGCTGGACGACGTGCAAGCCCTGAACGAAGTGGTCGTTGTCGGGTACACCGCCGAACGGAAAGTCGACCTCACCGGGGCCATCGCCGTGGTGGAACTGGAGCCGGTCAAAGGGCAAAGCATGAGTTCGGGCAACCCGGCGCAGGCGTTGCAGGGACGGGTGCCCGGCTTGTACATCGAACGTTCGGGCGACCCGACCGGCACCACCCCCCGCATCCTGATTCGTGGGGCCAACACGCTGGGCGACAACAACCCGCTCTACATCATCGACGGGGTGCCGACCACCCGCCCGGAAGTGTTCGCCAGCCTGAACCCCAGCGTGATTGAGTCGGTGCAGGTGCTGAAAGACGCATCGGCCGCTTCGATCTACGGCTCGCGTGCCTCGAACGGCGTCCTGATCGTGCAGACCAAAAACCGGGTGCAAGGGGCGGACGAGAAGTTCACGGTCGCCTTCAATTCCAACGTCTCGGTCTTGTCCGAACAGCAGCAGCGATTCAAGATGCTCAACGCGGTGGATCGGGGGCGGGCCCTGTGGCAGGCCTCGGTCAACGACCGCACCGACCCGGCCAGCGGGTACGGCGAAATCTACAACTTCGACTGGAACGGCGACTACGACAATCCGGTGCTGAACAGCGTGACCGTCAAGCCGTTTGTGGGAGGCGATCCGAATGTACCCGCCGGCGATACCGACTGGCAGGACGTGATGTACAAAACCGGCTACGTCTACAACAATGACCTGACGGTGTCGGGTGGCAACGAGCGGGCTTTTCTGCTGGCCAACTTCGGCTACCTGCACAACACGGGCATTCTGCAATACACCGGCTACCGGCGCTACACCGGCAAGCTCAACGCCAATTTCAACCTGTTCGACAACCGCCTGAAGTTCGGCGTCAACTCCCAGTTTGCCACCTCGAACGAAACGTTGGCTTCGCCCGATGTGGGGTCGGCCGCTACGCCCGGCCTGGCCGTGTCGCTAGCCCCCACCATCCCGGTCTACACACTGGATGGCAACTTTGCCGGTCCGCTCGGTTCCGGCTATTCGGACCGTAATAATCCGCTGCTGATGCAGTACATCAACCGCTGGGACAACACGCACCGTGACTCGTTTTTGGGCAACGCGTACGCTTCGCTGGAACTGCTGAAGAACCTGAATTTCCGCACCAGCCTGGGCGTCGATTACAACCAGGTGAAGGTCAAGAACATCGAGCCGCGGGTGGCCAACGGCTTCATTACCCGCACCATCAACAGCCTGAACCTGGCGGACAACGACTACCTCAGCCTCACCTTTTCGAACACCCTGACCTACAACCTGGCACTGGGGCAACACGTGTTCGACTTTCTGGTGGGCACCGAAGCGGTAAAAACCGACCTGACCTTCCTGACCGCCAGTGCGCAGGAGTTTGCCGTCGAGACGGAAGACTTTTTTGTGCTGAATGCCGCGACCGGCTTGCGGAACAACACCGGCGACCAGACGGGCAGCCGGCTGCTCTCGCAATTCGGAAAGATCGGCTACCGCTTCGGCGAAAAGTACCTGGCGTCTTTCACGCTGCGTCGCGACGGCTCCTCCCGCTTCGGGGCCAACAACCGCTACGGCATTTTCCCGGCGGCTACGGTCGGCTGGCGTCTCGATCAGGAGGATTTTATGCAGGAACTTCCTTCGCTGTCGCAACTGAAACTGCGGGCGGGCTACGGTACGGTCGGCAACCAGTCGATCGGTGATCTGTCGCGCTTCGGGCTGTTTGCGCCCCGCTACGGCCTGACGCAGGAGCAGGTGCGCCGGGCAGGCTTCTTCTTCGATCAGTTTTACAACGTAGGCACGGCCTACGACCTGGCCGGGGCCAATACCGGCACGCTGCCGTCGGGCTTTGTATCGACCCAGGGCGCAAACCCCGACCTCCGGTGGGAGTCGACGACGGAACTGAACATGGGCATCGACTTCGGGTTCTGGAATCAGAAATTACAGGGTTCGTTCGACTACTACACCCGCGTTACCCGCGACATCCTGATTACGCCGCCCGTAGCGTCGGCCGCCGGCGAAGGGGTCCTGCGTACGCTCAACGGGGCGACGGTCAAGAACAAGGGCTGGGAGTTTGCGCTCGGCTATTCGGACGAAACGTCGAACGGCCTGCGCTACACCGTCTCGACCAACTTCAGCGGCTTTAAAGACCGGATCACAGAACTGCCGGAAGAGGTCCGGACCGGGTTTGCGGGCAACGCCGAACAGGACATCCTCGGGCAGTCGCAGTTCGCCATCTTCGGGTACCGTACCGACGGGCTGTTCCAGAACCAGGCCGACGTGGACGCGCACGCCACGCAGGTGGGGGCCGCTCCGGGCCGGATTCGGTACAAAGACCTGAACGGCGACGGCATGGTGAACGCGCTCGACCAGGAATTTTTCGGTACCACCCTCCCGACGTTCCAGTATGGCGTGAGTCTCAACCTGAGCTACCGCAACTTCGATCTGTCCGCCTTCGGGTCGGGCGTCGCGGGCCGCCGCGGTTTCGACAACTACATTTTCTACAACGAGTTCATCCGCGGGCGCGACAACGTTGGCCCCGGTACGCTGACGGCCTGGACACCGCAGAACACCAGCTCGACCATTCCGGCGCTGACCCTGTCGGACGGCAACAACGAGACGCGCAGCTCCGACTACCTGTTCGTCAAGAACTCTTACTTCAAACTGCGCAACCTTTCGCTGGGCTACACGCTGCCCGAAACGGCCATGGGCAAGTTGGGGCCGCTCAGCTACCTGCGCCTCTACCTGCAGGCCGAGAACCTGTTCTGGATCAAGAGCGGCGAGTTTAAGGGGCCGGACCCGGAGCGCCGCGACGTCAACGCCATTCCGGTGCCGTCGGTCTATTCCCTCGGCCTCAACGTCCGTCTGTAA